One Helianthus annuus cultivar XRQ/B chromosome 12, HanXRQr2.0-SUNRISE, whole genome shotgun sequence genomic region harbors:
- the LOC110892707 gene encoding extensin-like, with translation MPPRFFRRRGRGKGPITAPNNDEAGPSNARAPSTTESDDPQQNRRNLFEPARRSVSHSSTPPNPYGPRSDYEASNPQPSYIPLQRSLSHNSFGDPTPVFRGRFNPANFLQEPGNFNPLGPEDHFSGDHADDMDEDTDPVEPARGTPNHPIEISDGSSFHGSPYVGPDSFQAMFTRHEWYYTPPRHSPPQQQQQQQQDSPEDPRFVAVTPPPPPPPVQPAPPQPPRRRRTGARMSVRTGDFHFSSPRQSSASHYPPHQEDPQMGGPSQPVAPQPPPMGFDNPIPAYTSSMAYNPFEPPVHNNYNYAEADPYMVTANYNTQGPYGDPWGVGYPTRGYPIPPRPIVRAQSQPPRFSPPEHEEILQRLDYVEREFHRERRERETFFQGLTSLIKGKSKKDR, from the coding sequence ATGCCGCCAAGATTCTTCAGGAGAAGAGGAAGGGGCAAGGGGCCAATCACCGCCCCCAATAATGATGAAGCTGGACCCTCGAATGCGAGAGCTCCATCCACCACGGAGAGTGACGATCCCCAGCAGAAccggaggaacctctttgagccagcTCGACGGTCGGTCTCACACAGTTCAACACCTCCTAACCCTTATGGGCCACGATCGGATTACGAGGCCAGCAACCCTCAACCTTCATACATACCATTACAGCGATCCTTATCGCACAACTCCTTCGGTGACCCTACACCAGTTTTTAGGGGCCGGTTTAACCCGGCAAACTTCCTACAAGAACCAGGAAATTTTAACCCATTAGGTCCAGAGGATCATTTCTCTGGAGATCATGCGGacgacatggacgaggatacggaccctgTCGAGCCTGCCAGGGgcacaccaaaccacccgatagagatctcTGACGGATCTTCCTTTCACGGATCGCCCTATGTTGGTCCTGATAGCTTTCAAGCCATGTTTACCAGGCACGAATGGTACTATACGCCTCCTCGCCATTCGccgcctcagcagcagcaacagcagcaacaagaTTCCCCTGAGGATCCAAGgttcgtggcagtcacgccaccacctcctccgccaccagttcaaccggCACCCCCGCAaccaccaaggcgtaggagaaccgGAGCGCGCATGTCTGTGCGAACAGGAGACTTTCATTTTAGTTCTCCACGCCAATCAAGTgccagccactacccgccacatCAAGAAGATCCACAAATGGGTGGGCCTTCGCAACCAGTTGCACCGCAACCCCCGCctatgggttttgataacccaattccgGCATACACGAGTTCCATGGCGTATAACCCGTTCGAACCGCCAGTGCACAACAACTACAACTATGCCGAAGCAGACCCGTACATGGTAACGGCTAACTATAACACTCAAGGACCCTATGGAGATCCATGGGGAGTAGGATACCCAACCCGTGGGTACCCGATACCTCCCAGACCTATTGTTCGGGCACAATCGCAACCACCAAGGTTCTCCCCACCAGAGCATGAAGAAATTCTGCAAAGATTGGACTATGTAGAGCGAGAATTTCACAGGGAGCGAAGGGAGCGAGAAACGTTCTTCCAGGGACTGACAAGCTTGATCAAAGGGAAGAGCAAGAAGGACCGCTGA